The following are encoded together in the Mycolicibacterium arabiense genome:
- a CDS encoding septum formation family protein, with the protein MKDSDLHTALAALERRRALCSGTQAEASTASPCASATARTNKRAALGLVLMALLAGAVFQLSSPDSAVRNLAGGDTRAAKVFGNAESGTCLGWPPDEPDKPSFVQCSSDHMFEVAKSVDMGNFAEPCQRAVSEYLGAKYDPNSKFTISVLWAGDAEAPPADRNLLCGLQLLGPGGKPVPFKGTVAELDQSKVWPPGTCLGVDEASNRPTDALVDCAEPHAAEVAGAVSLAGRFPAAFPDESEQESFIRDECTRIADAYLPPGGLAEAGLAVDFMPLARTSWDAGSRQVSCNVTRPAGPDWTPLTGRVGRQEGDVPPAAPPPPPPPPPPSAPAPAPVEAPPPVYTEPLAPAPVAGPAESVAPPPAETPPPPPPSESTAPPPPSESPTLGPPPGPPASEIPPPAPEPPPANVLEIPGLAPITLPGPPPPPAPAPAPPA; encoded by the coding sequence GTGAAGGACTCAGACCTCCACACCGCGCTGGCCGCGCTCGAACGTCGGCGCGCCCTGTGCTCGGGCACCCAGGCCGAGGCCTCGACCGCGTCGCCGTGTGCCTCCGCGACCGCGCGCACGAACAAACGTGCCGCGCTCGGCCTGGTGCTGATGGCGCTACTGGCCGGTGCAGTCTTCCAGCTCAGCTCGCCCGACTCGGCCGTGCGGAACCTCGCGGGCGGTGACACCCGCGCCGCGAAGGTCTTCGGCAACGCCGAGAGCGGTACGTGCCTGGGCTGGCCACCGGACGAACCCGACAAGCCGTCGTTCGTGCAGTGCAGCAGTGACCACATGTTCGAGGTCGCCAAGTCCGTCGACATGGGGAACTTCGCCGAGCCGTGCCAGCGGGCCGTCAGCGAGTACCTGGGGGCGAAGTACGACCCGAACAGCAAGTTCACGATCAGCGTGCTGTGGGCGGGCGACGCGGAGGCCCCACCCGCCGACCGCAACCTGCTCTGTGGCCTGCAGCTGCTTGGACCCGGCGGCAAGCCCGTTCCATTCAAGGGCACGGTGGCCGAACTGGACCAGTCCAAGGTCTGGCCGCCCGGGACCTGCCTCGGCGTCGACGAAGCGTCGAATCGCCCCACCGATGCACTGGTCGACTGCGCTGAACCGCATGCCGCCGAGGTCGCCGGAGCCGTGAGCCTCGCCGGGCGCTTCCCGGCCGCCTTCCCCGACGAATCCGAGCAGGAGTCGTTCATCCGCGACGAGTGCACGCGGATCGCCGACGCCTACCTCCCGCCGGGCGGTCTCGCCGAGGCCGGGCTGGCCGTCGACTTCATGCCGCTGGCCCGGACGAGCTGGGATGCAGGCAGCCGTCAGGTGTCGTGCAACGTGACTCGGCCCGCCGGGCCCGACTGGACGCCGCTGACCGGTCGCGTCGGGCGGCAGGAGGGCGACGTTCCGCCTGCCGCTCCCCCGCCGCCACCGCCGCCGCCGCCCCCGTCTGCCCCTGCGCCTGCTCCGGTCGAGGCGCCCCCGCCCGTGTACACCGAGCCGCTGGCCCCTGCGCCGGTCGCAGGCCCCGCGGAATCGGTCGCGCCGCCGCCCGCCGAGACACCGCCACCGCCGCCGCCCTCGGAGAGCACGGCACCGCCGCCTCCCTCGGAATCACCCACGCTGGGGCCCCCGCCCGGCCCGCCCGCGTCGGAGATCCCTCCGCCGGCACCGGAGCCGCCACCGGCCAACGTCCTCGAGATCCCCGGGCTGGCGCCGATCACGCTGCCCGGCCCGCCGCCACCGCCTGCGCCTGCACCTGCGCCGCCTGCTTGA
- a CDS encoding ABC transporter permease: MLLWSRRSRAILIGLFGLVVAVVFVAPLATVVAAGLAGSWTGAVPSDLGFEHFDDALTGESLASLSVSLQTAFLAGGVALVLGTWAALAARECPPWLARVVDGVFHLPIAVPSVAIGLGLLIAFNEQPLLLGGTRWIVILAHAVLVLAFAFSAVSAALDRLDPAYRQAAESLGAGPLRVLTRITLPLLLPALGAAAGLAVALSMGELGATVMVYPATWKTLPVSIFALTDRGQAFQAAACTTVLLVVTLLALVLLGRIRGRAALR; the protein is encoded by the coding sequence ATGTTGTTGTGGAGCAGGCGAAGTAGAGCGATCCTGATCGGGTTGTTCGGACTGGTCGTCGCGGTGGTGTTCGTCGCGCCGCTGGCGACCGTGGTGGCCGCCGGTCTGGCCGGGTCCTGGACCGGTGCGGTCCCGTCGGATCTCGGGTTCGAGCACTTCGACGACGCGCTGACCGGCGAGAGCCTGGCCAGTCTGTCGGTGAGCCTGCAGACCGCGTTCCTGGCGGGCGGTGTGGCCCTGGTGCTCGGGACGTGGGCGGCACTGGCTGCGCGGGAGTGCCCGCCGTGGCTGGCGCGGGTGGTCGACGGGGTGTTCCACCTGCCGATCGCGGTGCCGTCGGTGGCGATCGGACTCGGCCTGCTGATCGCGTTCAACGAGCAGCCCCTGCTGCTGGGTGGGACGCGGTGGATCGTCATCCTGGCCCACGCGGTGCTGGTGCTCGCGTTCGCGTTCAGCGCGGTGTCGGCAGCGCTGGACCGGCTCGATCCGGCCTACCGTCAGGCCGCGGAATCGCTTGGCGCAGGGCCGTTGCGTGTGCTGACCCGGATCACCCTGCCGCTGCTGCTGCCCGCGCTCGGTGCGGCAGCGGGGTTGGCGGTCGCGTTGTCGATGGGCGAGTTGGGTGCCACGGTCATGGTGTACCCCGCGACGTGGAAGACGTTGCCCGTCAGCATCTTCGCGCTTACCGACCGCGGCCAGGCCTTCCAGGCCGCGGCGTGCACGACCGTGCTCCTGGTGGTGACCCTGCTCGCGCTGGTGCTCCTCGGCCGAATCCGTGGCCGCGCCGCCCTCCGCTGA
- a CDS encoding 2-aminoethylphosphonate ABC transporter permease subunit, translating into MTATLEAPEHAPGDARAGAPRSWAAWWAVPPLLIVLIAVVYPLVRVCLESLSAEGASGFSTWTDVLGSEAFRDALWRTVAIAVASTLGCLVLGTFLAIVLAFVPFPGSRLIGRLIDTVLALPSFLITLAFTFLYGTAGAVNAAIGGLTGSSSPLLNFLYTPAGVIAAEITFFTPFVVRPLLASFSVLPRAQLDVAASLGASPLRVLRTVVLPEAWPALVAGGSLVLLLTLNEFGIVLFTGAKGVITLPVLIYTRGIVTFDLPGAAVIATVQIALSLGLYTLYRVVFARLMKGRGEADVVVEQAK; encoded by the coding sequence GTGACCGCGACTCTCGAGGCGCCCGAGCACGCGCCCGGGGACGCGCGGGCCGGCGCACCCCGGTCGTGGGCGGCGTGGTGGGCGGTTCCGCCACTGCTCATCGTCCTGATCGCCGTGGTCTATCCGCTGGTTCGGGTGTGCCTGGAGTCGCTGTCCGCCGAGGGCGCGAGTGGGTTCTCGACGTGGACCGACGTGCTTGGTTCCGAGGCATTCCGGGACGCACTGTGGCGGACCGTGGCGATCGCCGTGGCGTCGACGCTCGGGTGCCTCGTCCTTGGCACGTTTCTCGCGATCGTGTTGGCGTTCGTGCCGTTTCCGGGTTCGCGGCTCATCGGTCGGCTGATCGACACGGTGCTCGCCCTGCCGTCATTCCTGATCACGCTGGCGTTCACGTTCCTCTACGGCACGGCCGGCGCGGTGAACGCGGCCATCGGCGGCCTCACGGGCAGTTCGTCGCCGCTGCTGAACTTCCTCTACACGCCCGCAGGCGTCATCGCCGCCGAGATCACGTTCTTCACGCCGTTCGTCGTCAGGCCGCTGCTGGCGTCGTTCTCGGTGCTGCCGCGGGCCCAGCTCGACGTGGCGGCCAGTCTCGGCGCGTCGCCGCTACGGGTGCTGCGCACGGTGGTGCTGCCGGAGGCCTGGCCGGCGCTGGTCGCGGGTGGCAGCCTCGTTCTGTTGTTGACGCTCAACGAGTTCGGCATCGTGTTGTTCACCGGTGCCAAGGGCGTGATCACGCTGCCGGTACTGATCTACACCAGGGGCATCGTCACGTTCGACTTGCCCGGCGCCGCGGTGATCGCGACGGTGCAGATCGCGCTGTCGCTGGGTTTGTACACGCTGTACCGCGTGGTGTTCGCGCGCCTGATGAAGGGCAGGGGTGAGGCGGATGTTGTTGTGGAGCAGGCGAAGTAG
- a CDS encoding ABC transporter ATP-binding protein: MTDIGVGRAGTRGAAGTRAAQDSASAAITFDRVGVRYGRGKKATDALVDFNLRVAAGETVALLGPSGSGKSTALNALAGFVRPTSGTVRLGGRDVTDLPPARRGIGVVLQSYALFPHMRVADNVAFGLKSQRVPRAEVAGRVAEALEMVGMSDYGRRLPRELSGGQQQRVAIARALAIRPGVLLLDEPLAALDAQLRQSMLAELQRLKEALPDTAMLYVTHDQAEALALADRIVVMNDARLMDVDTAENLWRRPPTSFTAAFLGGANLIPCTVGRVIGTSALVTFAHKTVNTEAPQPTVGRTDWAPGSRALLCVRPHALRILSLGDRDALRANVNAVVWRGASTRLVLSVGAMPDQLLDVDVPGNAHYEIGSEVGVRFPEPAGVLVAAAS, translated from the coding sequence ATGACCGACATCGGCGTCGGCCGCGCGGGGACGCGCGGCGCGGCGGGAACCCGCGCCGCGCAGGACTCCGCCAGTGCTGCAATCACCTTCGACAGGGTCGGGGTGCGGTACGGACGTGGCAAGAAGGCGACCGACGCGCTCGTCGACTTCAACCTGCGCGTCGCGGCCGGTGAGACGGTCGCCCTGCTCGGCCCCAGCGGGTCGGGCAAGTCGACCGCTCTCAACGCGCTCGCCGGGTTCGTGCGGCCGACGTCGGGCACGGTCCGGTTGGGTGGCCGCGACGTCACCGACCTGCCGCCTGCCCGCCGGGGGATCGGCGTGGTGCTGCAGTCCTACGCGCTGTTCCCGCACATGCGCGTGGCCGACAACGTGGCGTTCGGCCTGAAGTCGCAACGCGTTCCGCGGGCCGAGGTCGCGGGGCGGGTAGCCGAGGCGCTGGAGATGGTGGGCATGTCCGACTACGGGCGCCGCCTGCCGCGGGAACTATCAGGCGGGCAGCAGCAGCGCGTGGCCATTGCCCGCGCGCTGGCGATCCGGCCAGGGGTGTTGCTGCTCGACGAACCGCTGGCAGCACTGGATGCCCAACTGCGGCAGTCGATGCTGGCGGAACTGCAGCGGCTCAAGGAGGCGCTGCCCGATACTGCGATGCTGTACGTGACGCACGACCAGGCCGAGGCGCTCGCCCTCGCCGATCGCATCGTGGTCATGAACGACGCCCGCCTGATGGACGTCGACACCGCAGAGAACCTGTGGCGGCGACCACCGACGAGTTTCACCGCGGCCTTCCTCGGCGGTGCCAACCTCATCCCCTGCACGGTGGGCCGCGTCATCGGGACCTCGGCGCTGGTGACCTTCGCGCACAAGACCGTCAACACCGAGGCGCCGCAGCCGACCGTGGGCCGCACGGACTGGGCGCCGGGATCCAGGGCACTGTTGTGCGTTCGGCCGCACGCTCTGCGCATCTTGTCGCTCGGCGACCGGGATGCGCTGCGCGCCAACGTGAATGCCGTCGTTTGGCGAGGTGCCAGCACCCGGCTGGTGCTGTCGGTGGGCGCGATGCCCGACCAGCTGTTGGACGTCGACGTACCGGGCAACGCGCACTACGAGATCGGCAGCGAGGTGGGCGTCCGCTTCCCCGAGCCCGCCGGCGTGCTGGTGGCGGCCGCGTCGTGA
- a CDS encoding 2-aminoethylphosphonate ABC transporter substrate-binding protein: MKRPLLRTGIAAMSATLVAVALTACGGTGSSGSGGGETLTVYSADGLATWYEGQFEKFTEDTGINVNLVEAGSGEVVSRVEKEQSNPQADLLVTLPPFIQRAAESELLQPSGVDAAGIPSDQVGPEASYVPIVNNALSFIANPGANPKPRTWDDLLAPEFKGKLQYSTPGQAGDGTAVLILLQHLMGKPGALDYLTRLQANNVGPSSSTGKLQPKVSNGELLVANGDVQMNLGSIKDDGSKFEVFIPATADGKKTTVSLPYVAGVTKGAPHADSAKKLLAFLISEDVQKTVAPEALGIPVLTSLVDAAQQSAEPNTPAGVLKGVDVWVPNWNTVLADLDADLAAYQKATGS, encoded by the coding sequence ATGAAGAGACCACTACTGCGCACCGGCATCGCCGCGATGTCGGCGACCCTGGTCGCCGTCGCGCTGACCGCGTGTGGCGGCACCGGCTCGTCCGGCTCAGGCGGCGGCGAGACGCTGACCGTCTACAGCGCCGACGGGCTCGCCACCTGGTACGAGGGGCAGTTCGAGAAGTTCACCGAGGACACCGGCATCAACGTCAACCTCGTCGAGGCCGGCTCGGGCGAGGTGGTGTCGCGCGTGGAGAAGGAGCAGTCCAACCCCCAGGCCGACCTGCTCGTCACGCTGCCCCCGTTCATCCAGCGGGCAGCCGAGTCGGAATTGTTGCAGCCCAGCGGAGTCGACGCGGCAGGCATTCCGAGCGACCAGGTGGGACCCGAGGCCAGCTACGTGCCGATCGTCAACAACGCGCTGAGCTTCATCGCGAACCCGGGCGCCAACCCGAAGCCCCGCACGTGGGACGACCTGCTCGCGCCCGAGTTCAAGGGCAAGCTGCAGTACTCCACGCCCGGTCAAGCCGGTGACGGCACCGCGGTGCTGATCCTGCTGCAGCACCTGATGGGCAAGCCCGGTGCGCTGGACTACCTGACCCGGTTGCAGGCCAACAACGTCGGGCCGTCGTCGTCCACCGGCAAGCTGCAGCCGAAGGTCAGCAACGGCGAACTGCTCGTCGCGAACGGTGACGTGCAGATGAACCTGGGCTCGATCAAGGACGACGGCTCGAAGTTCGAGGTCTTCATCCCCGCCACCGCCGATGGCAAGAAGACGACCGTCTCGCTGCCGTACGTCGCGGGTGTAACCAAGGGCGCGCCGCACGCCGACTCGGCCAAGAAGCTACTCGCGTTCCTGATCTCCGAGGACGTGCAGAAGACCGTGGCACCCGAGGCGTTGGGCATCCCGGTGCTGACCTCACTCGTCGACGCCGCGCAGCAGTCGGCCGAGCCGAATACCCCGGCGGGCGTCCTCAAGGGCGTCGACGTGTGGGTGCCGAACTGGAACACCGTGCTCGCCGACCTCGATGCCGATTTGGCCGCCTACCAGAAGGCCACCGGTAGCTGA
- a CDS encoding phosphonatase-like hydrolase yields the protein MSDNLIRLAVLDMAGTTVADDGLVVRSFEAAATAVGLPEHGTEREQARQYVLDTMGQSKITVFRALLGDEDRAQQANTAFESAYAAAIDDGHARPIDGAAEAITRLRDGGVQVALTTGFSGATQEKLLAALGWQTIADLALAPGDGVRGRPYPDLILTALMRLGVDAVADVAALGDTTSDVDSALRAGCAVAAGTLTGAHDEEHLRSAGATHVVTNVGEFADLILTSNRTVKG from the coding sequence ATGTCCGACAACCTGATTCGACTGGCCGTTCTCGACATGGCGGGCACGACGGTCGCCGACGACGGCCTGGTCGTGCGGTCGTTCGAGGCGGCCGCCACGGCAGTGGGACTACCCGAGCACGGTACCGAGCGCGAGCAGGCCCGGCAGTACGTGCTCGACACCATGGGGCAGTCGAAGATCACCGTCTTCCGGGCACTGCTCGGTGACGAGGACCGTGCGCAGCAGGCCAACACCGCGTTCGAGAGCGCCTACGCCGCGGCGATCGACGACGGCCACGCGCGCCCGATCGACGGTGCGGCCGAGGCCATCACGCGGCTCCGCGACGGTGGTGTTCAGGTCGCGCTGACGACCGGATTCAGTGGCGCGACGCAGGAGAAGCTGCTCGCCGCCCTCGGCTGGCAGACCATCGCCGACCTCGCGCTCGCACCCGGTGACGGCGTGCGGGGCAGGCCCTATCCCGACCTCATCCTGACCGCGCTGATGCGGCTCGGCGTCGACGCGGTAGCCGACGTCGCCGCGCTCGGCGACACCACCAGCGACGTGGACAGCGCACTGCGGGCCGGATGTGCCGTCGCCGCAGGCACACTCACCGGCGCCCACGACGAGGAGCACTTGCGCTCGGCCGGTGCGACTCACGTCGTCACCAACGTCGGCGAGTTCGCCGATCTCATCCTCACCTCCAACCGCACCGTGAAGGGCTGA
- a CDS encoding TIGR03364 family FAD-dependent oxidoreductase, translating to MRVTIIGGGILGTAHALEAVRRGHEVTHLDRETEARGATVRNFGLVWVSGRSSTELDASLRSRELWERIGADIPGVGFRPAGSLTLLRTPREVAVAEEVAARPDAEARGFTVVEPDRARALNPALRGKFVAALHCSLDAAVESRQAMPAIRDHLAGTGRYRWLPGTEARDVTGRVVRDDRGGRHEADVVLLCPGAAHGGLTRDVAGDLPVRRVRLQMMQTDPLDEPLTTAIADGDSFRYYPGFAGTALDALRHDEPQDPVAAAHRMQLLCVQRLHGGLTIGDTHEYDEPFAFDVDEAPYAYLTDLVEQFLGRPLPPIRRRWAGVYSQCVDPGLLACRHRADDGVWVITGPGGRGMTLGPAIAETTADLLEL from the coding sequence ATGCGTGTGACCATCATCGGCGGCGGGATCCTCGGGACCGCCCATGCCTTGGAGGCCGTACGGCGCGGCCACGAGGTCACCCATCTCGACCGCGAGACCGAGGCCCGCGGCGCAACCGTCCGCAACTTCGGCCTCGTCTGGGTCTCCGGGCGGTCCTCGACCGAACTCGACGCGTCCCTGCGTTCCCGGGAACTGTGGGAGCGGATCGGCGCCGACATTCCTGGCGTGGGCTTTCGGCCCGCCGGATCACTGACGCTGCTGCGCACACCGCGCGAAGTCGCCGTCGCCGAGGAGGTGGCGGCCCGACCGGACGCCGAAGCCCGCGGTTTCACGGTGGTCGAACCCGACCGGGCGCGCGCACTCAACCCGGCGCTACGCGGCAAGTTCGTTGCTGCACTGCACTGTTCGCTCGACGCCGCGGTCGAGTCCCGCCAGGCCATGCCCGCGATCCGCGACCACCTGGCCGGCACCGGCAGGTATCGGTGGTTGCCCGGCACCGAGGCCAGGGACGTGACCGGCCGCGTGGTGCGCGACGACCGCGGCGGCAGACACGAGGCCGACGTGGTGCTCCTGTGCCCCGGCGCCGCGCACGGCGGCCTCACCCGCGACGTCGCCGGTGACCTGCCGGTGCGCCGGGTGCGCCTGCAGATGATGCAGACCGATCCGCTCGACGAACCGCTCACCACCGCGATCGCCGACGGCGACAGCTTCAGGTACTACCCGGGTTTCGCGGGTACGGCGCTCGACGCGCTGCGCCACGACGAACCGCAGGACCCCGTCGCCGCCGCCCACCGGATGCAGCTGCTCTGCGTGCAGCGCTTGCACGGCGGGCTCACCATCGGTGACACGCACGAATACGACGAGCCGTTCGCGTTCGACGTCGACGAAGCGCCGTATGCCTACCTCACCGACCTCGTCGAGCAGTTCCTCGGGCGCCCGCTGCCGCCGATCCGGCGGCGCTGGGCAGGCGTCTACAGCCAGTGCGTCGACCCCGGCCTGCTGGCGTGCAGGCACCGCGCCGACGACGGCGTATGGGTGATCACCGGGCCCGGAGGCAGGGGCATGACACTCGGCCCGGCCATCGCCGAGACGACCGCCGACCTGCTGGAACTGTAG
- a CDS encoding HD family phosphohydrolase produces the protein MRPLEETEAVLRSLRGVWDEEAVDELDHALQAAACAMADGADDELVLAAALHDVAHSPLLGASSAHDEEARRWLRPRFGDRVAWLAGAHVAAKQYLVATEPGYAAGLSETSVRSLAAQGGAHVDEGFTGHEWWPDAVRLRRYDDAAKDPEAPGATIAEVLDVAERVLAGRA, from the coding sequence ATGCGTCCGCTGGAGGAGACCGAGGCCGTACTGCGCTCACTGCGCGGAGTCTGGGACGAGGAAGCCGTCGACGAACTCGACCACGCACTGCAGGCCGCGGCGTGCGCCATGGCCGATGGCGCCGACGACGAACTGGTCCTCGCCGCCGCGCTGCACGACGTCGCACACAGCCCACTGCTGGGCGCCTCGTCCGCACACGACGAAGAGGCCCGCCGGTGGCTCCGCCCCCGATTCGGTGACCGGGTCGCGTGGCTAGCCGGCGCACACGTCGCCGCCAAGCAGTACCTGGTCGCCACCGAACCCGGCTACGCCGCAGGCCTTTCCGAGACGTCGGTGCGCTCGCTCGCGGCGCAGGGCGGCGCCCACGTCGATGAGGGCTTCACCGGCCACGAGTGGTGGCCGGACGCCGTGCGTCTCCGTCGCTACGACGACGCCGCGAAGGATCCCGAGGCGCCGGGCGCGACGATCGCCGAGGTTCTGGACGTAGCGGAACGCGTCCTGGCCGGCAGGGCGTAG
- a CDS encoding GntR family transcriptional regulator, with protein sequence MSKPYLIRTSLEELLGDLVEGDPFPPERELAARFGVARETVRQALHELLVEGRIERRGRGTVVAKSKLTQPLSLRSYTEGALRMGRKPGRILVSWDDVAAPADLAAALSVADGAPVMRLERILLADGQRIGLENTHLPLHRFGGFRETFDPTTSLYAAIRATGVEFGSATERIETVLASPREAGLLESTTAMPMLRLHRRSLDTDGTPIEVVHALYRGDRVAFEATLTDGD encoded by the coding sequence GTGAGCAAGCCCTACCTTATCCGCACCTCGCTGGAGGAACTGCTCGGCGACCTGGTCGAGGGCGATCCGTTCCCTCCGGAGCGTGAACTGGCGGCACGGTTCGGGGTCGCCCGCGAAACCGTGCGCCAGGCGCTGCACGAGCTGCTCGTCGAGGGCCGCATAGAACGTCGCGGCCGCGGCACGGTGGTGGCGAAGTCGAAGCTGACGCAACCACTTTCGTTGCGGTCGTACACCGAGGGTGCGCTACGCATGGGCCGCAAGCCCGGTCGCATCCTGGTCAGCTGGGACGACGTCGCCGCGCCCGCCGATCTCGCGGCAGCGCTCAGTGTCGCCGACGGCGCACCCGTCATGCGGCTGGAGCGCATCCTGCTCGCCGACGGCCAGCGCATCGGCCTGGAGAACACCCATCTGCCCCTGCACCGCTTCGGTGGGTTCAGGGAGACGTTCGATCCGACGACGTCGCTCTACGCTGCGATCCGGGCGACCGGCGTCGAGTTCGGTTCCGCCACCGAACGCATCGAGACCGTGCTGGCGTCACCGCGCGAGGCAGGGCTGCTGGAGTCCACGACCGCGATGCCCATGCTCCGGCTGCACCGTCGCTCGCTCGACACCGACGGCACTCCGATCGAGGTCGTGCACGCGCTGTACCGGGGCGATCGCGTGGCGTTCGAGGCGACTCTCACCGATGGCGACTGA
- a CDS encoding alpha/beta hydrolase: MPRTLITPRSLRYLRMAMPLLDRRVPGDVEKLTLSSGIGVRLHRPPGVTTPGPALLWIHGGGYVIGSAAQDDVTCRRFARELGITVAAVDYRLAPEFPYPAPLDDCYEALAWLAGLPAVDSTQVAIGGASAGGGLAAALALLVRDRGEIDLAAQVLVYPMLDDRSSTQEGLDSPNHRMWTQTSNAYGWSAYLGGADPNVAVPARRDDLAGLPPAWVGVGTCDLFHDEDLVYAERLRAAGVPCDVEVVEGAFHGFDGVAPKAEVTRHFVEGQVEFLRRTFRQTQPASA; the protein is encoded by the coding sequence ATGCCCCGAACCCTCATCACGCCACGCTCTCTGCGATACCTCCGCATGGCCATGCCTCTGCTGGACCGTCGCGTACCCGGTGACGTCGAGAAGCTGACACTTTCCTCGGGCATCGGCGTCCGGCTGCATCGCCCACCTGGTGTGACGACGCCCGGCCCGGCGCTGCTGTGGATCCACGGTGGCGGTTACGTGATCGGCAGCGCCGCCCAGGATGACGTCACCTGCCGCCGGTTCGCGCGCGAGCTGGGCATCACCGTCGCAGCCGTCGACTATCGACTGGCACCCGAATTCCCCTATCCCGCACCGCTCGACGACTGCTACGAGGCGCTCGCGTGGCTCGCGGGCCTGCCCGCGGTCGACTCGACCCAGGTCGCCATCGGCGGTGCGAGCGCAGGCGGGGGTCTCGCGGCGGCGCTGGCACTGCTGGTGCGCGATCGCGGCGAGATCGACCTCGCGGCGCAGGTCCTCGTCTACCCCATGCTCGACGATCGGTCGTCGACCCAGGAGGGCCTCGACAGCCCCAATCACCGGATGTGGACCCAGACGTCGAACGCCTACGGCTGGTCGGCCTACCTCGGCGGCGCAGACCCGAACGTCGCCGTGCCCGCCCGCCGCGACGACCTCGCGGGCCTACCGCCTGCCTGGGTCGGCGTCGGCACGTGCGACCTCTTCCACGACGAGGACCTGGTCTACGCCGAGCGCCTCCGCGCGGCAGGCGTCCCGTGCGACGTCGAGGTCGTCGAGGGCGCCTTCCACGGCTTCGACGGCGTGGCACCCAAGGCCGAGGTCACCAGACACTTCGTCGAGGGCCAGGTCGAATTCCTACGACGGACGTTCAGGCAGACGCAACCGGCCTCTGCCTGA
- a CDS encoding aldo/keto reductase, with amino-acid sequence MEHFTFGRNNGLRVSALALGAGNFGTRWGHGAEEDVARTLLDRYADAGGTFIDTAATYQVGESEEILGRLLAGRRDQFTVATKFAVGGTAEGSGVLQTGNGRRAMFRSVEASLRRLGTDYVDLLWVHWPDFVTPLDEIVRAFDDLARAGKVLYAGLSNFPAWMTSRATTLAELRGEIPIAAVQFEYSLVERSGERDNLPMAEALGIGAALWSPLGGGLLTGKYRNGEEGRLTKLKAVVHTEDGPAKSTIVDAVLAAADQLGAPAADVSVAWLLERARRSPTGVVPITGPRTIEQLDGYLAALDLDLPAEVYDRLDEVSRIPLGQPHADNAARGSATLGGDGFRQRPVASA; translated from the coding sequence ATGGAGCACTTCACCTTCGGACGGAACAACGGCCTTCGCGTCTCGGCCCTGGCGCTCGGAGCAGGCAACTTCGGCACGCGCTGGGGGCACGGTGCGGAGGAGGACGTCGCCCGCACCCTGCTCGACCGGTACGCCGACGCGGGCGGCACGTTCATCGACACGGCGGCCACCTACCAGGTGGGCGAGTCGGAGGAGATCCTCGGCCGACTGCTCGCCGGCCGCCGCGACCAGTTCACCGTGGCGACCAAGTTCGCGGTCGGCGGAACCGCCGAGGGCAGCGGCGTGCTGCAGACCGGCAACGGGCGCCGCGCCATGTTCCGCTCGGTCGAGGCCAGCCTGCGTCGTCTCGGCACCGACTACGTCGACCTGCTCTGGGTGCACTGGCCGGACTTCGTCACGCCGCTCGACGAGATCGTGCGCGCCTTTGACGACCTGGCGCGTGCGGGCAAGGTGCTCTACGCCGGGCTGTCCAACTTCCCGGCGTGGATGACCTCACGCGCGACGACGCTGGCGGAGCTGCGGGGCGAGATCCCCATCGCTGCCGTCCAATTCGAGTACAGCCTGGTCGAGCGCAGCGGTGAGCGCGACAACCTGCCGATGGCCGAGGCGCTCGGCATCGGCGCGGCCCTGTGGTCGCCGCTGGGCGGCGGGCTGCTCACCGGCAAGTACCGCAACGGCGAAGAGGGCAGGCTCACGAAGCTGAAGGCCGTCGTGCATACCGAGGACGGACCCGCGAAGTCGACGATCGTGGACGCCGTGCTGGCCGCGGCCGACCAACTCGGCGCACCGGCCGCCGACGTGTCGGTGGCGTGGCTGCTCGAGCGGGCGCGGCGTTCACCGACGGGCGTCGTGCCGATCACTGGCCCGCGGACGATCGAGCAACTCGACGGATATCTCGCGGCGCTCGACCTGGACCTGCCTGCCGAGGTCTACGACCGGCTCGACGAGGTCAGCCGCATCCCGCTGGGACAACCGCACGCGGACAACGCCGCACGGGGCTCGGCCACCCTGGGCGGCGACGGCTTCAGGCAGAGGCCGGTTGCGTCTGCCTGA